Proteins found in one Pseudomonadota bacterium genomic segment:
- a CDS encoding aminotransferase class I/II-fold pyridoxal phosphate-dependent enzyme, whose protein sequence is MSAVPGIPLSVPDLRGNEAAYLARCVADNWVSSAGPFVVEMEAQLARLTGRAHGVAMVNGTAALHLALVAAGIGAGDRVIVPDWTFGASANAVYHAGAEPYFVDVTAESWTLDRTLVARVLADPEA, encoded by the coding sequence TGCCGTTCCGGGCATTCCGCTCTCGGTACCCGATCTTCGGGGCAACGAAGCGGCCTATCTGGCACGCTGCGTCGCCGATAACTGGGTCTCGTCCGCCGGCCCCTTCGTGGTCGAGATGGAAGCCCAACTCGCCCGGCTGACCGGGCGCGCCCATGGCGTGGCCATGGTCAACGGCACGGCGGCGCTTCATCTCGCGCTCGTCGCGGCAGGCATCGGTGCCGGTGACCGCGTGATCGTGCCCGATTGGACCTTCGGGGCGAGCGCCAACGCCGTCTATCATGCCGGCGCGGAGCCCTACTTCGTCGACGTCACGGCCGAGAGCTGGACCCTCGACCGAACCCTCGTGGCCCGGGTGCTCGCGGATCCCGAGGCCC